One genomic region from Strix uralensis isolate ZFMK-TIS-50842 chromosome 5, bStrUra1, whole genome shotgun sequence encodes:
- the GABARAPL1 gene encoding gamma-aminobutyric acid receptor-associated protein-like 1 — translation MKFQYKEDHPFEYRKKEGEKIRKKYPDRVPVIVEKAPKARVPDLDKRKYLVPSDLTVGQFYFLIRKRIHLRPEDALFFFVNNTIPPTSATMGQLYEDNHEEDYFLYVAYSDESVYGK, via the exons ATGAAGTTCCAGTACAAGGAAGACCACCCGTTCGAgtacaggaaaaaagaaggggagaaaatcaGGAAGAAATACCCCGACAGAGTCCCC GTAATTGTGGAAAAAGCACCAAAAGCCAGAGTACCCGACCTAGACAAAAGGAAGTATCTTGTGCCTTCTGACCTCACAG TTGGCCAGTTCTACTTCTTAATCCGAAAGCGAATCCACCTGAGGCCAGAAGATGCCCTGTTCTTCTTTGTCAATAATACCATCCCTCCCACCAGTGCTACCATGGGCCAGCTGTATGAG GATAACCACGAGGAGGACTATTTTCTCTATGTGGCCTACAGCGATGAGAGTGTCTATGGCAAGTGA